A window of the Vigna angularis cultivar LongXiaoDou No.4 chromosome 3, ASM1680809v1, whole genome shotgun sequence genome harbors these coding sequences:
- the LOC108343839 gene encoding probable rRNA-processing protein EBP2 homolog, translating into MAMPSENEDTMIENENEDMGEEMSSSESEQEEDVKLAEPSKNAVYKRDALLDKLGDISWPENVDWIHKLSIDVDQEQEVDVNDDLARELAFYTQALEGTRQAFEKLQSMGLPFLRPADYYAEMVKTDVHMQKVKGRLLSEKRKMEEAEERRKAREAKRLAKEIQAQKLKERAKQKKQDIESVKKWRKQRQQSGFADNGDDADKAFDFEDGKVFERSNKKRPGVAPGDRTGGKAKQAFGKGNKQKKRDVKNSRFGFGGKKGLKKQNTAETTNNYGKFNKGAVAVNKKRKR; encoded by the coding sequence ATGGCGATGCCATCGGAAAATGAAGATACAATGattgagaatgaaaatgaagatatGGGTGAAGAAATGTCATCGTCTGAATCAGAACAGGAAGAAGATGTGAAATTAGCTGAACCATCAAAAAATGCAGTATATAAGAGAGATGCTCTATTAGATAAACTTGGAGATATCAGTTGGCCTGAGAATGTGGACTGGATACACAAATTATCCATTGATGTTGATCAAGAGCAAGAAGTAGATGTCAATGATGATTTGGCGCGAGAACTTGCATTTTACACACAGGCACTGGAGGGAACTAGGCAGGCCTTTGAGAAACTTCAGTCAATGGGTCTACCTTTTCTGAGACCTGCAGACTATTATGCTGAAATGGTAAAGACAGATGTCCACATGCAAAAGGTTAAAGGTAGGCTATTATCAGAGAAACGAAAGATGGAAGAGGCTGAAGAGAGAAGAAAGGCCAGGGAGGCCAAGAGATTGGCTAAAGAGATTCAGGCTCAGAAACTAAAAGAAAGGGCTAAGCAGAAAAAGCAAGATATAGAATCTGTTAAGAAATGGAGGAAGCAGAGGCAACAAAGTGGGTTTGCTGACAATGGCGATGATGCAGATAAGGCTTTTGACTTTGAGGATGGAAAAGTATTTGAGAGGTCTAATAAGAAAAGGCCAGGAGTGGCTCCAGGGGATCGGACAGGAGGTAAGGCAAAACAAGCCTTTGGTAAAggaaataaacaaaagaaaagagatgTCAAGAACTCTAGATTTGGTTTTGGAGGCAAAAAGGGGTTGAAAAAGCAGAATACAGCTGAGACCACGAATAATTATGGTAAATTCAATAAGGGTGCTGTTGCTGTAAACAAGAAGAGAAAGAGGTAA